The following proteins come from a genomic window of Thermocrinis jamiesonii:
- the dut gene encoding dUTP diphosphatase — protein MLKVKIKRFPHSKDLALPSYATIGSAGMDLLYAGYEPVILKPLERALLPTGIAIELPDGFEAQVRPRSGLAIKYGITILNAPGTIDPDYRGEIKVALINLGQEDFLIKRGDRIAQLIIAPFVKVLWEEVDELSPTLRGENGFGSTGR, from the coding sequence ATGCTGAAGGTAAAAATCAAGAGATTTCCACATTCCAAAGATTTAGCTTTACCTTCTTATGCTACGATAGGCTCTGCGGGTATGGACCTTCTATACGCTGGTTATGAGCCTGTGATCCTCAAACCTTTGGAAAGAGCCTTGCTTCCCACAGGGATAGCAATAGAACTGCCCGATGGATTTGAGGCTCAAGTCAGACCAAGAAGCGGTTTAGCCATCAAATATGGCATAACCATCTTGAATGCTCCTGGCACCATAGACCCAGACTACAGAGGGGAAATTAAAGTAGCGCTTATAAATTTAGGACAAGAAGATTTCCTAATAAAGAGAGGAGATAGGATAGCTCAGCTTATTATAGCTCCCTTTGTTAAAGTCCTCTGGGAAGAAGTGGATGAGCTAAGTCCCACTTTAAGGGGAGAAAACGGTTTTGGTTCAACAGGGAGATAA
- the gltX gene encoding glutamate--tRNA ligase, which yields MIVSRFAPSPTGYLHLGNARTAIFSYLFARHHGGKFILRIEDTDKERSSKEFEEMLLKDLEWLGIEWDELYRQSERFDIYREYVQKLLESGWAYPCICTPEELEEERKRAEEKGIPYRYSGKCRHLTLEEAKRKGLPYTIRFRVPEGEVITFEDLVKGPISISADDFGDFVIVRSDGTPVYNFVVVVDDALMGVSHVIRGEDHIPNTPKQILIYRALGFEIPKFAHLPVILGPDRSKLSKRHGAVSVKNYREEGFLPEAMFNYLCLLGWSPPEEGREIYSKEELIKIFDLKDINSSPAVFDVQKLRWMNGVYIREVLSIDKLANYLAPFLREAGYEFEEAYLKKVLEKARDAFETFSEAVEKLKPFFVDEVVYSEEAKAVLENQTAVQVLNYVLLKLEEGELNAQRIKEIAKLAQRELGIKPKDFWHTLRASLTGELEGVGVDVICDVVPKERIIKRIRRVLTVF from the coding sequence ATGATAGTTAGCAGGTTTGCACCAAGCCCTACGGGTTATTTGCACCTTGGCAACGCAAGAACTGCCATATTTAGCTATCTTTTTGCCAGACATCACGGCGGTAAGTTTATCCTTCGCATAGAAGACACAGACAAAGAAAGGTCCTCAAAGGAATTTGAGGAAATGCTTCTTAAGGACTTGGAGTGGCTTGGTATAGAGTGGGATGAACTTTACAGACAATCGGAGAGGTTTGATATATACAGGGAGTATGTCCAAAAGCTTTTGGAATCTGGTTGGGCTTATCCTTGCATATGCACACCGGAGGAGTTGGAAGAAGAAAGAAAGCGGGCAGAAGAAAAGGGTATTCCTTACAGATATTCAGGCAAGTGCAGACACTTAACTCTGGAGGAGGCCAAAAGAAAAGGACTGCCCTATACCATAAGGTTCAGAGTGCCAGAGGGAGAGGTAATCACCTTTGAGGATTTAGTAAAGGGCCCCATATCCATAAGTGCAGATGATTTTGGAGACTTTGTGATCGTTCGGAGCGATGGCACGCCTGTTTATAACTTCGTGGTGGTTGTGGATGACGCACTTATGGGAGTTAGCCACGTAATAAGGGGAGAGGACCACATCCCAAACACTCCCAAACAGATACTTATATACAGAGCTTTGGGCTTTGAGATTCCAAAGTTTGCCCATCTGCCGGTGATCCTTGGACCGGACAGAAGCAAGCTTTCCAAAAGACACGGTGCGGTTTCCGTAAAGAATTACCGAGAGGAGGGCTTTTTGCCCGAGGCAATGTTTAACTACCTTTGCCTTTTGGGATGGTCTCCGCCGGAGGAAGGAAGGGAGATCTACTCAAAGGAAGAACTTATAAAAATCTTTGACCTAAAGGACATAAACAGCTCTCCTGCAGTGTTTGATGTTCAAAAGCTCAGATGGATGAACGGAGTTTATATAAGGGAAGTTCTCTCGATTGATAAGCTTGCAAATTACCTGGCACCTTTTCTGAGGGAGGCAGGATACGAGTTTGAAGAGGCTTACCTTAAGAAGGTTTTGGAAAAAGCCAGAGATGCGTTTGAAACCTTTTCGGAAGCAGTGGAAAAGCTAAAGCCTTTCTTTGTGGATGAAGTGGTGTATTCAGAAGAGGCAAAGGCGGTGCTTGAAAACCAAACCGCAGTGCAGGTTTTAAACTACGTGCTTTTAAAGTTGGAAGAAGGGGAACTAAACGCACAGAGGATAAAGGAAATAGCAAAGTTGGCTCAAAGAGAGCTTGGTATAAAGCCAAAAGATTTTTGGCACACTCTTAGAGCGTCCTTAACAGGTGAGCTGGAAGGTGTGGGTGTAGATGTGATCTGTGATGTGGTGCCAAAGGAAAGGATAATAAAGAGAATTAGAAGAGTTTTAACAGTTTTTTAA
- the rimI gene encoding ribosomal protein S18-alanine N-acetyltransferase — MLEVREMKKEDLPEVFRINKENFTTDAWSMEGFEREFKLPYSRKFVAEMSGKVIAYSIFWIIEEEAHLMTFSVDKNYWGRGIGKEFLREVLNRLKAEVKRVLLDVRKSNIRAIRLYQSLNFKIIGERKYYYSDGENAIQMELSFDDS; from the coding sequence ATGTTAGAAGTTAGAGAAATGAAAAAAGAGGATCTACCGGAGGTTTTTAGGATAAACAAGGAGAATTTTACCACAGATGCGTGGAGCATGGAAGGATTTGAAAGGGAATTTAAACTTCCTTATTCCAGAAAATTTGTAGCGGAAATGAGCGGAAAGGTCATAGCTTACTCAATCTTTTGGATCATAGAAGAAGAGGCACATTTAATGACCTTTAGCGTGGATAAGAATTATTGGGGTAGAGGAATAGGCAAGGAGTTTCTCAGGGAGGTGTTGAATAGACTAAAGGCGGAGGTTAAAAGGGTATTGCTGGACGTTAGAAAATCAAACATAAGAGCTATAAGACTTTATCAATCGCTTAACTTTAAAATTATAGGTGAAAGGAAATATTATTATTCAGATGGAGAAAACGCTATTCAGATGGAGCTTAGTTTTGATGATTCTTAG
- the recR gene encoding recombination mediator RecR, which produces MFEDYFPKVIKDALEGLTKIPTYGERTSSRFVYNFLKLNKEERERILNSLISLSEEIKTCSECGLISDTDPCRICSDPKRSKKFICVVEESQDAYAIEKLERYTGVYHVLGGRIAPLEGISPQDLNIDKLFERVETYNAKEVIIATNPNLEGEATANYLIKLLKRRFNKLKVSRISHGLQFGSLIELADDLSLEKSIEKRTIFP; this is translated from the coding sequence ATGTTCGAAGACTACTTTCCTAAGGTAATAAAAGACGCTTTGGAAGGGCTAACAAAGATTCCAACCTACGGGGAGAGAACATCCTCAAGGTTTGTTTATAACTTCCTTAAGCTGAACAAAGAGGAGAGGGAAAGGATTTTAAACAGTCTGATTTCTTTGAGTGAAGAAATAAAAACTTGCTCCGAATGTGGATTAATCTCGGATACGGACCCTTGCAGAATATGCTCAGACCCCAAAAGAAGCAAGAAATTTATATGCGTGGTGGAGGAATCTCAAGATGCATACGCTATAGAAAAACTGGAAAGATACACGGGAGTATATCACGTGCTTGGTGGCAGAATTGCACCCTTAGAAGGTATATCCCCTCAGGATCTGAACATAGACAAACTTTTTGAAAGAGTAGAAACCTATAATGCTAAGGAAGTTATAATAGCAACCAATCCGAACTTAGAGGGCGAGGCAACAGCCAATTATCTTATAAAACTCCTAAAGAGAAGATTTAACAAACTGAAGGTCAGCAGAATATCCCATGGGTTGCAGTTTGGAAGTCTCATAGAGCTGGCAGATGATCTTTCTTTGGAAAAATCTATAGAAAAAAGGACTATCTTTCCATGA
- a CDS encoding PhoX family protein, which yields MTYFSEILRGALNRRDLFKFVGLSAVLYVVPTYGRSKTLTYKTLYPNSEDRVMVPEGYDYSVLIKWGDPLDNGPALNWNRVHEALTEEDIERQKHCFGYNCDYVGFFRLDQDRALLVVNHEYTNPELMFSNSGPTQEQSKLMLYAHGVSVVEIKRDGGKWVYVKGSTYNRRITGETICYISGPAAGHELMKTSYDPTGTFVKGTLNNCAGGKTPWGTVLTCEENFNSYFAGDRNTLPDDLIKRIHKRYGVPSSRSAAYGFHNIDNRFDINQEPNEAFRFGWVVEIDPYDPSRPPIKRTALGRFKHEAATTVVAPDGRVVVYMGDDERFEYVYKFVTKGRYNPNNREANFSLLDEGTLYVAKFKDDFTGEWIEIATVDGNTITVNPDLPDEFKNDPVLCFINTRGAADALGATKMDRPEDFEWNPITKTLFLALTNNDRRGTSGYPSTDRANPRGPNYMGHIIEIMEEGRNPTATTFMWSIPMLCGDPNAEEENKKLIIYGQPASSSVPAISAPDNFTFDKEGNLWIATDGNPSSRRLGKNDGVYTLNMQTKEFKMFLSGVPGCEICGPEFSDDYKTFFCAIQHPGEGNKPTKWPYLGDGVIVPRPSVIQVWRTDGKEIYL from the coding sequence ATGACCTACTTTTCAGAAATATTAAGGGGAGCTCTAAACAGGAGGGATCTTTTTAAGTTTGTGGGCTTATCTGCTGTTTTATACGTAGTGCCAACTTACGGAAGGTCAAAAACTCTCACCTACAAAACTCTCTACCCCAACTCAGAAGACAGAGTAATGGTCCCAGAAGGCTACGACTACAGCGTTCTTATCAAGTGGGGAGATCCGTTAGATAATGGACCAGCTCTTAACTGGAACAGAGTTCACGAAGCGCTCACAGAGGAGGATATAGAGAGACAAAAGCACTGCTTTGGATACAACTGCGATTATGTGGGCTTTTTCAGGTTAGACCAAGATAGAGCCCTTTTGGTGGTAAATCACGAATACACTAACCCTGAGCTTATGTTTTCTAATTCCGGACCAACCCAAGAGCAGTCTAAGCTTATGCTATACGCCCACGGCGTTTCTGTGGTGGAGATAAAAAGAGATGGAGGAAAGTGGGTTTATGTTAAAGGCTCCACTTACAATAGGAGGATCACGGGAGAAACTATCTGTTACATATCCGGTCCAGCAGCAGGACACGAACTTATGAAAACCTCCTATGACCCAACGGGAACCTTTGTTAAGGGCACTTTAAACAACTGCGCTGGGGGGAAAACACCATGGGGAACAGTTTTAACCTGTGAAGAGAACTTTAACTCATACTTTGCGGGAGATAGAAATACCTTGCCAGACGACCTTATAAAGAGAATACATAAAAGATACGGAGTTCCAAGCAGTCGCTCTGCGGCTTACGGTTTTCACAACATAGACAATAGGTTTGACATAAACCAAGAGCCCAACGAAGCCTTTAGGTTTGGGTGGGTGGTAGAGATTGACCCCTACGATCCGAGCAGACCTCCAATAAAGAGAACAGCCCTTGGAAGGTTCAAGCACGAAGCAGCAACTACAGTTGTAGCTCCGGACGGTAGAGTGGTAGTATATATGGGAGATGACGAAAGGTTTGAGTATGTTTATAAGTTCGTCACCAAGGGCAGGTATAATCCAAACAACAGAGAAGCAAACTTTTCTCTGCTCGATGAAGGAACCCTTTATGTGGCAAAGTTCAAAGACGATTTCACTGGAGAGTGGATAGAGATAGCTACGGTAGATGGAAATACAATAACCGTCAATCCAGATCTTCCCGATGAGTTCAAAAACGACCCAGTTCTGTGCTTTATCAACACAAGGGGTGCAGCGGATGCCCTTGGAGCTACCAAGATGGACAGGCCAGAGGACTTTGAGTGGAACCCAATAACAAAAACCTTATTCTTAGCCCTAACGAACAACGATAGAAGAGGAACAAGTGGCTATCCTTCTACCGACCGAGCAAATCCAAGGGGTCCAAACTACATGGGACACATCATAGAGATCATGGAAGAAGGCAGAAATCCAACCGCAACGACGTTTATGTGGAGCATACCCATGCTATGTGGAGATCCTAATGCTGAAGAAGAAAACAAAAAGCTAATAATATACGGTCAGCCAGCTTCCTCAAGCGTCCCTGCCATATCCGCTCCAGACAACTTTACCTTTGATAAGGAAGGAAACCTGTGGATAGCAACGGATGGAAATCCAAGCTCAAGAAGGCTTGGCAAGAACGACGGTGTATATACGCTAAATATGCAGACGAAAGAGTTCAAAATGTTCCTTTCTGGTGTGCCGGGTTGTGAGATATGCGGTCCTGAGTTTTCCGATGATTACAAAACCTTCTTCTGTGCTATACAACATCCAGGAGAGGGTAACAAGCCAACTAAATGGCCCTATTTGGGTGATGGTGTGATAGTCCCAAGACCTTCTGTAATACAGGTTTGGAGAACGGATGGTAAAGAAATCTATCTCTAA
- a CDS encoding ChaN family lipoprotein, whose product MILSLVLFKASSSNSCREASVIYLPEEHGNIQDHKFQEEVIRKLHREGYRIVIAMEMFQQPFQKYLDEYISGKISEEEMLEKTEYRKRWGFNPEYYAPIWRFAKEKGIKIYAINIPTELVRKIKSEGLENVKDPSLPENIYAHTPEERERLKSFLKNHPPVEEKIFFDVQLAWDNGMALKIVRILEQEKDSKVVVLLGKGHAFDLNSGVPRIVSLLREGTKQVIMER is encoded by the coding sequence ATGATTCTTAGTCTGGTTCTTTTTAAGGCCTCTTCATCCAACTCATGCAGGGAAGCGAGCGTGATCTATCTGCCAGAAGAACATGGCAACATTCAGGATCACAAATTCCAAGAGGAAGTTATAAGAAAGCTACATCGGGAAGGCTATAGAATAGTGATAGCCATGGAAATGTTCCAACAACCCTTTCAGAAATATTTGGACGAGTATATCTCTGGGAAAATTTCAGAGGAGGAGATGTTGGAAAAAACGGAATACAGAAAAAGGTGGGGCTTTAATCCGGAATATTACGCACCAATATGGAGATTTGCCAAAGAAAAGGGAATAAAGATATACGCAATAAACATACCCACTGAACTGGTCAGGAAAATAAAATCTGAGGGTTTGGAAAATGTAAAGGACCCATCTCTCCCTGAAAACATCTATGCGCACACCCCAGAGGAAAGGGAAAGACTAAAGTCTTTCCTAAAAAACCACCCACCTGTAGAAGAAAAAATTTTTTTTGATGTGCAGTTGGCATGGGACAACGGAATGGCTTTGAAAATAGTCAGAATTTTAGAACAGGAAAAAGACAGCAAAGTAGTTGTTTTATTGGGCAAAGGGCATGCTTTTGATTTAAATTCAGGCGTGCCAAGGATAGTGAGCTTGCTCAGAGAAGGAACTAAGCAGGTTATCATGGAAAGATAG
- a CDS encoding cation:proton antiporter, whose amino-acid sequence MEMHYVLLYLAIILFSARIIGDTFGKLGVPPVLGEILVGILLGKSALGLIEPNQIIKVLAELGVILLLFQVGLEADIHQLRKVGIHAIIVATVGASAPMILGFLFSFYVLDLPFLTSLFIGGALTATSIGITVRVLEDLGKMKERFAQIVLGAAVLDDIFGVIVLAGLYELSKEGMVHVDALLLLILYIASFFILSPILAQILARIIQILSRKLGTMDFVPPAVLSMVFFFAFLAHEVGSPEILGAFTAGLALSRRFGLPFALFLKTDERMAEKIEYSILPLVWVLTPIFFVYVGLQLNLKAIDFSSPKFWTLAFVLSLVAIFGKVISGFFIPGTTKEKLLIGFSMLPRGEVGLIFAEFGRQAKLFDDTLYAVIIFVVAVTTLISPIVLKILAKD is encoded by the coding sequence ATGGAAATGCACTATGTTTTGCTCTACCTTGCTATCATACTCTTCAGCGCAAGGATCATAGGGGATACCTTTGGTAAGCTTGGTGTTCCCCCAGTTTTGGGTGAGATATTGGTAGGCATACTTCTTGGCAAAAGTGCCTTAGGACTTATTGAGCCAAATCAGATAATAAAGGTTCTTGCAGAGCTCGGAGTAATACTTTTGCTCTTTCAGGTAGGGTTAGAGGCGGACATTCACCAACTTAGAAAGGTGGGCATACACGCTATTATAGTTGCCACAGTAGGTGCTTCAGCTCCCATGATCTTAGGTTTTCTTTTTAGCTTTTATGTTCTTGATTTGCCTTTCCTGACATCTCTTTTCATAGGCGGTGCCTTAACTGCTACAAGCATAGGAATAACAGTCAGGGTTTTGGAAGATTTGGGTAAGATGAAAGAGAGGTTTGCCCAAATAGTGCTTGGTGCCGCAGTTTTGGATGATATATTCGGTGTTATCGTTCTTGCAGGATTGTATGAGCTTTCTAAGGAAGGTATGGTTCATGTGGATGCACTGCTTCTTTTAATACTATACATAGCTTCCTTTTTCATACTATCTCCCATACTGGCTCAGATTTTGGCAAGGATCATTCAGATACTTTCCAGAAAGCTTGGAACTATGGATTTTGTTCCACCTGCGGTTTTGTCTATGGTGTTTTTCTTTGCCTTTTTGGCACACGAGGTGGGTTCTCCGGAGATCTTAGGTGCCTTTACTGCGGGACTTGCTCTGTCCAGAAGGTTTGGCCTTCCTTTTGCGCTGTTTTTGAAAACCGACGAGAGAATGGCAGAAAAGATAGAGTATTCTATATTACCTTTGGTTTGGGTTTTAACGCCCATTTTCTTTGTCTATGTTGGGCTTCAGTTAAATCTAAAGGCCATAGATTTTAGCTCTCCTAAATTTTGGACCCTTGCTTTTGTGCTTAGCTTAGTTGCCATTTTTGGTAAAGTTATCTCTGGGTTTTTTATACCCGGAACTACAAAAGAAAAGCTTCTTATTGGTTTTTCCATGTTGCCTCGAGGAGAGGTGGGTCTGATCTTTGCAGAGTTTGGAAGACAAGCTAAGCTCTTTGATGATACGCTGTATGCGGTGATTATATTTGTGGTTGCGGTAACTACGCTCATATCTCCCATAGTCCTTAAAATACTTGCTAAGGATTAG